CGCGGCGTCGCGGAAGTAGGTGACGGCCCAGGCGGGGTGCTTCCGGTCCAGTTCCAGCCCAGTGCGAATCAGGGCGTGCGCGCGACGGTTCCCCGCCGGCACGAGCGCCTCGGCCTCGATCAACTCATGGGTTTCGCGCGCCGCGATGGGCTTCTCATGCACGACGATCGACGCGCAGCCTCCCACCGTCGCCAGCGTGAGGGCCGTCGCAGTCAGACACAAGAGACGCCGAGTCGGAATCATCCGCGAGAACCTCACCGGTCCAAATCATCGCAGAGGGCAGCCCGGCGGGGATCTTAGCGTGGACCGGAATCCTGTCTGCGCAGGAATTCGGTGTATCGTCCCCTTTGCCCGACCGGTGAGGGCGGCCGACCACGGCGTCAAAGGAGCCGGTCAACGAGGCGTGAAACGCGACCGTGCATGCCGCGATGGCGGCCGTCGCGACCAGCCAGGCGACGGCGACGCTCCGCGAGCCGACCCAGGGGGCCAACGGCGTCCGCTTGAGCCAGGGAACCGCACCGCCCTGAGTGACTGCGGCAACCTCCTCCCAGGTGAAGAGGGGAGCCATGGCCAGGATCGGAGGAATGACCGATGTCAGCAGGGTGACTCCGGCGATGGCCGCAAGCGCGCGGGGCCAGCCGGCGGGATCGAGGGGCCACTTCGCCTTCTCGGCATTGAGCCCAGCGGTGACGCCCAGCGAACTGTAGAGCGGATAGGAAATCCCCAGCCAGACAAGTCCGGCCAGGAACCCAAGCGGGTGAATCGCCCCGGAAGCCAGCCCCAGAAGCCAGAGCGTCATCAGCCAGTAAACGGCCTCCCGAGTCCTCCAGAGAGCACCGCGTGACTTGCCGCGGACGATCTCGCGGCCTGTCAGCGGAGTGGCCAGCAGCCCGAGCCAGGTGTCGCGGAGACGTTCGCGGTTGATCGACTCGGCAGCGGCCCCGACGAGCCCCACCGAGAACGCCAGGACGAGCAGCGACGTGAACTGCCGGATCGCCAGATTAAATTCGAGCCGGGCTCGACCCGGTCCCGGGGGTGAGATCGTCCCCACGACGAGCCGCTCGGCGATCACGCGCGTCAGCGGGTTTTCCTCGGGGATGTAATAGGCCTCGGTCGACGGCCCATAGCCTCGTGAGAGCAGTTCGGCGAAGGCCGGCCCGGCGAACCACCAAACGCCGACCGCGCACACCGTCGTCCCCAACCACTGCATGAGCCTGTTCGAGAGATGCTGTGCGCGCCCCCTCGGTCCGCGAGCAAACTGCTCGCTCCAAAAGATCGGGTCGTCGCCGCAGGGGCGACGCGGCGGGGTCCAGCGGTTGGCCGCGCGGAGCGATTTCAGGGCGCCCGCTCGCCCCTCGGCGTCGTTCAACTCACGCGAGGCCGGCCGCAGACGATAGGTCGCCCAGGCCGTCGCGGCGACCGCCAGGACGACCTGAATTGCCGCCATTCGGAAGACCCCCTCAGCGAACCCCCAGGGTCGGGGGAACGCCCCCAGCAGGCTCGTCGCCAGGCCGAACGGCGAGCCATCGAGGGCCCAGAGAAGCGGCGCTGTCATCCACGGCGGCAACGGAGGTAAGACGAGGGGACGAATTATCAGGAACGTCATCGGCAGGGCGTACCAGACATAGATCCACCAGCCCGCCGCGAACGTCGCCCGAACGGTCGTCCTCGACTCGACCGAAGCGACGAGGCAGAGTCCCGCGACCCCCAGCGCCGTCGACGCCGCAGCGAGCATCGAAAGCCAGGCAAGTCTCGGGTCGACTCCGCCGAAGTAAACGAGCAAGACCACCACGGGGAACGTGGCCAGCGTCGCGTTCGCCGTCCGCAAGAGATGAGCGGCCATGACGCCCACGACGACTTCGAGGCTGGTGAACCGCGTCGCCAGCAGAGAATCCAGCGACTTCCGGTCGCGCTCCGAGGCGATCGCCGCCGCCAGCGACGACGTGAACCCGAACGCGACGCACATCTGCACGAAAGCCACCACTGCGAACGCCGTGTGCGCGAATCGCGCCGCACCGCTCACGCTCAGACGATCCCAGCCCATCCAGTCCCACAGTCCCAGACAGCCGACCACCGCCGCGCCGGCCAACGCGGCCGCCGCCAGCCGATCGCGGAACAGCGACGCACGCTCAACCGAGGCCGCGAACTCACGCTTGATGAATGGGGCGATCATCATGTCCGCCGCTCCCTGGAATCCAACGACACCTGTCGTAGCAGCGGTCATTAGACAACGGGAACGCCGCGAATTCAAGGGGCCTTAAAGGAGCTTTAGAAATGGGCGGAGGCGGCCTCGGCCTTCTCGACGTCGGGCGAGTGGTGGGCGGAGACGCAGGAGAGGACGCTGGCCGTCACCAGGATCATTGCCAGGCCTTCGGCGGCCGTCGGGAGCCGCCATTCCCACAGGAAGGCGTAGACCAGCGCGAAGAGCGTCTCAAAGAGGATCATCTGGCCGACCATCGTCAGAGGAAGCAGCCGGCTCATCCGGTTCCACAGGGCGTTGCCGACGATCGACGCAAAGATCGCCAGGCCGGACGCCACCCCCATAAACCGCAACCAGGCGGCAGGGGCGTGCGAACGGCCTCCCAACGTCCAGGCGGGGACGACCAGGAGCAGGGCCAACGCCCCCGTCGTCAAACCCGCGAGCAGGTTCCAATCATAGGCGGAAACGTGGTCGAGTCGCGCAAGCCAGCGGGCGTTCTCCACCGCATAGGCCGTCCATGCGACGAGTGCGCCGACGGCGCAGAGGAGCCCCACCAACCGCGTCGATTGCGTCCCAGTGTCGTCGCCGCCGAGCGACTGCCCGGCGATGCACGCGACCCCGGCGGCGCCCAGCAATAGCGATGGAGCCAGCCGACGCAGCGGGGCCGCGCCGGGGTCGCGACTGCCGATCAGCGTGACCGTCACCGGCAGCATCCCGACCACCAACGAGGCCATCGCCATCCCGCCGAGTTGAACGGCGTTGGCGAGCAGGACGTAGTAAAGCACGTTGCCGAGAAAACTGAGCCGGAAGAGCCCCCGCCAATGGGGGCCTCCGAGCGACTCGGTCAGCGCGCGCCAACGGGGGGCGACGAGAGCCGCGGAGATCGCCCCGTAAGCCAAATAGCGGGCCGACGCGATCTGGAGCGGGGTGAAATCGCGGACCAATTCCGGCGCAAGGAAGACCAGGCCCCAAAGCGCCCCAGCGGCGATGCCGCAGACCACCCCAGCCCACGTTTTGCTCGAATCCGACACGCGCGACCGACTCCTTGGGGAACGCCCGTCACGGCATCGGGATGTTCGGGGGCTCGGCCTTCGGGCCAACGATCGGAATGGGAGCGATGCGGCCGTCTGGAGTGAAGACGACCAGGGGGAGCCGCCGTTCGAGGTCGTACCCGCGAATTACGCTCAGGAACTGGAGCAGCGAATCGACCCGGTTCTGTTCGACGGCGACAATCCACATCCCGGGCCGCAGGCCGGCGTTGTAGGCAGGCCCGGAGGCGACGACGCGCTCGACCTCAACAATGGGCCGGCTCTTGCCGTCGGGCCCCGTGACGTTCGACTCCTTGACGCGGAAACCCAGCGGGGCGATCTCCGGGTTCGTGGGGCTCTCGGTCAGCGTGACGGTCGCCGTGCGTTCGACGCCCTCGCGGTAGTAGACCAGCGGCACGGCGATCCCCGCGCCCAGATCAGCGGCGATATAGCGGAGCCCGATCGAGTCGTGGACGGGGCGGCCGTCGAGCGAGACGATGACGTCGCCCTGCTTCAACTCGGCCCTCGCCGCCGGGCCGTCGGGCAGGACGCCGGCGACGGCCACGCCGTCGGTCCCCTTGGGGAACTTCAGCACCTTGGACGTCTCGGCGTCGAGCGGCTGCATCGCCACTCCGAGGAACCCTCGCGTCACCTTGCCGTCCTTGATGAGCGCGTCGACGATCCGCTTCGCCAGGGCCGAGGGAATCGCCAGGCCGATCCCTTCATAACCGCCGGACTGGGTGATGATCGCCGTGTTGATGCCGACGATCTTGCCCGAGAGGTCGACCAGCGGACCGCCCGAATTTCCCGGGTTGATCGCGGCGTCGGTCTGGATGAACGACTCGTACTCAGCGATCCGCAGGTCGTTGCGCTCGGTCGCCGAGACGATCCCAGCCGTGACCGAGTGGTCGAAACCCAACGGGCTGCCGATCGCCAGAACCCAGTCGCCGATGTCCAGCTTGTTCGAGTCGCCCCACTGGGCGGCCGTTTTCAGCTCGGTCTTAACCTGAAGCACGGCCAGGTCGGTCTTCGGGTCAGCGCCGACGAGCCGCGCCGGGAGGTCGTCGCGAGGGCCGAGGCGGACGACGATCTGATCGGCGTCCTGGATGACGTGGTTGTTGGTGACGATGTACCCGTTGGCCGCGTCGATCACCACGCCTGAGCCTAGCTCGCTGCGGATGCCTTCCCCTCGCCCTGGCGCTCCCAGGGGCAGGCCGTGACGGCCGACTCCCGGGCTGCCCCGGAACGAGCGGACGTTGACGACCGCCGGGGAGATGGCCGTCGTCGCCAGCCGAAAGAGCCGCGACGCCTGGCTCACCGCCCCTTGCTCGTCCAGTTTCGCGAGCGCCGCTGACGCCGCTTCCGCCCGACCGGTCTCCCAGGCTCGACCGGCCCGCTCGGCGATGATCGGCACGCCGTAGACGGCCAGTACGGCCAACGACAACAGCCCCAGGATCATGACGAACCCGCGACGGACCGGCGGCGTCGTCGGCCTCGGCGGCGGCGCGTCGTATCCGTACCCCTCGTCGGTTGAATCGTAGTCGGACATGCTCGACGCGGCCCCCCGATCGGCTCGATCCTTCCGCTCGTCCGCCCGATCGAACGCCCGAGCGGTAAGTCATTCTGGGGAAGCCTCTCCGGGAAATCAACCGGAGTGGACGGCGTGACGCCGTCGGCGTCTTCTCTCCTCCCGCGCAAAGACGAGGGCGCGTGCATCGCGCCCTCGTCTTCCGTCAGACCCAGGAGGCTCGCTCAGTTCGCCGAAGGCACGAAAAAGACGATGCGTCGGCGGTCGTCGGCTTTGCGGCGGCGACGGGCGTGCCAGAGAACGGCGACGGCGCCGAAAGCGGCGGCCATTCTCGGGGCGGCGCCGACGACCGCCTCCTCTTCCTCGCTCGAGGTCCGGCCGCCGAAGTCGGCGGGGGCGGGCCGGCTGATCCGAACGCCGGCCAGGGCCTCATCCCAGAGGGCCTCTTGATCCACCGGCTCGGCCGCCGGCACGGCGTCTTCGGGGGCTCGGTCCGGCGCGGGGGTGGGAGACTCCGGCTGGGCTTCGGACGGCGTCGACGCCTGATCGACGGCAGCGGCGGGGGTCGAGGGCGGGAGCGCCGGAGTCGACTCGGTTGCGCCGAGCGTTTCCGAGCCGTTCTGAGACCACGAAACGGGATAACTAAGCGACTGGTTCGGCAGCGCGGCGCTGGTCGCCGTCGCCGTCAGGTCGACCGAAGACGAAACGACCGTCGAAGCCGTCGCGGCGGACTGGGCGGGGGCGGTCGCGGCGGCCGTCTGAGCGGCGGCAGCGGCGATCTCGACGGCGGTGGTCGTCGAGGCGACGGTTTCCTCGGCGGTGGAGGTCGTCGAACTGGCGTCCTCCACAGCACGATAGCGGAAGGGCGGACGAGAGGGGACGACGCGGATCGGGGTCGTGGTCGTCGTCGTGGTGGTCACGCTCGTCGACGCGCCGGCGTAGGCCGCCGCGGCCGACCAGATGGCCGATGCCTTGGGCGAGCCCAGACCCGTGACGATGTCGTAGCCGGACTTCGCCGAGCCGGCGTAGTTGGCGCCGGAGGTGATGTCCGTGAAGTACGACGTGTAATAGGCCGATCGCGACGTCGAGGTGCCGTACTGGCTGTAAAGCAGCGTGAGCGTCTGGCTGGAGCTAAGGGCCGTTTTGCCGACCGCGAATCGGGCGGCGTCGGCGTCGGCGATCAGGCCGGCCCACACCGGGGCGCCGGCGCTGGTGCCGCCGACCTTGAACCAGCCCGTCTGGCCGAGCCCGCTCACCGTGGTGTAGATCGCCACACCCGTCGTCGGGTTGGCGTCTGCGGCGACGTCGGGGACGATACGCCCGGTTGCCGCCGACGATCCCAGCGCACTGACCTGATAGGTCGGCAGCGACTCATAGCGGCTGACGCCGCCGGTGCTGCCGCTGTAGCCCGACCAGTACGACCCAGAGGCGCTCCAGGCCGTCTCGGTTCCGCTCGAAGAGAGCGTGGTGCCGCCGACGCTGACCACATACGGGGAGCTCGCCGGCCACTCGGCCCCGTAAGCGCCGCCGTCGTCGCCCGAAGCGGCGACGAAGGTGACGCTCGAATTGGCGAAATACGACGCCGTGTCGTAAATCGTCTGGCTCGCCCACTCGCTCCCGCCCCAGCTCATCGAGACCACGTTCGCCAGTTTGGACGCGGTCTGGACGGCGGTCATCAAGTCGGTGACGCTCGACGAGTTGGCCTCGACCAGGACGATCTTCGCTCCCGGGGCGACGGCGTGGGCCCACTCGACGTCCATGGCGGTCTCCAGCGACCAGCCGGCGTCGGTCTGGGGCAGGTTCGTCGTCGAACCGTACTGATTGACGACCGTCAACGAGGCCGCCGCCAGGTGGTAATAACTGCTGAAGACCGCCAGGTCGTTCTGGATCGTCGGGTTGTTGTACGCGCCGACGATCGCGATCGTCGTCCCCGCGCCGGTCGTCGACGAGGTGCTGAATCCGTAGGCGCTGATCAACTGAGACGGCGTGACCGCCGACGACGACGGAGTCGGATTCGTCACCGCCGTACTGATCGCCGTCGTGTCGCTCGAAGTCGTCAGCGTGGCGAGATAGGCCGATATGCTGGGGTAGATCGTCGTCGAGAGGACCGTGCGATCCTCCAAACATTCGAGGCGAACCGCCAGGGATCGGGACCGGTGGTGAGAAAGCGGGCGGCGCGCGGACGTGCTGCGGCGCAAGAGGTTCATCGGTGCGACCTCGGAGGATGATCCGTGGATGTCGATCAACGGTCGTATGAAAATCGGCTTGCCGAGGTCGAAGCTCCCCCAGGGCCGTGTGGGCGGCCCCGGGGGATCGGACTTCGACGTCT
This sequence is a window from Paludisphaera rhizosphaerae. Protein-coding genes within it:
- a CDS encoding ABC-2 transporter permease, translated to MMIAPFIKREFAASVERASLFRDRLAAAALAGAAVVGCLGLWDWMGWDRLSVSGAARFAHTAFAVVAFVQMCVAFGFTSSLAAAIASERDRKSLDSLLATRFTSLEVVVGVMAAHLLRTANATLATFPVVVLLVYFGGVDPRLAWLSMLAAASTALGVAGLCLVASVESRTTVRATFAAGWWIYVWYALPMTFLIIRPLVLPPLPPWMTAPLLWALDGSPFGLATSLLGAFPRPWGFAEGVFRMAAIQVVLAVAATAWATYRLRPASRELNDAEGRAGALKSLRAANRWTPPRRPCGDDPIFWSEQFARGPRGRAQHLSNRLMQWLGTTVCAVGVWWFAGPAFAELLSRGYGPSTEAYYIPEENPLTRVIAERLVVGTISPPGPGRARLEFNLAIRQFTSLLVLAFSVGLVGAAAESINRERLRDTWLGLLATPLTGREIVRGKSRGALWRTREAVYWLMTLWLLGLASGAIHPLGFLAGLVWLGISYPLYSSLGVTAGLNAEKAKWPLDPAGWPRALAAIAGVTLLTSVIPPILAMAPLFTWEEVAAVTQGGAVPWLKRTPLAPWVGSRSVAVAWLVATAAIAACTVAFHASLTGSFDAVVGRPHRSGKGDDTPNSCADRIPVHAKIPAGLPSAMIWTGEVLADDSDSASLVSDCDGPHAGDGGRLRVDRRA
- a CDS encoding DMT family transporter encodes the protein MSDSSKTWAGVVCGIAAGALWGLVFLAPELVRDFTPLQIASARYLAYGAISAALVAPRWRALTESLGGPHWRGLFRLSFLGNVLYYVLLANAVQLGGMAMASLVVGMLPVTVTLIGSRDPGAAPLRRLAPSLLLGAAGVACIAGQSLGGDDTGTQSTRLVGLLCAVGALVAWTAYAVENARWLARLDHVSAYDWNLLAGLTTGALALLLVVPAWTLGGRSHAPAAWLRFMGVASGLAIFASIVGNALWNRMSRLLPLTMVGQMILFETLFALVYAFLWEWRLPTAAEGLAMILVTASVLSCVSAHHSPDVEKAEAASAHF
- a CDS encoding trypsin-like peptidase domain-containing protein, whose protein sequence is MSDYDSTDEGYGYDAPPPRPTTPPVRRGFVMILGLLSLAVLAVYGVPIIAERAGRAWETGRAEAASAALAKLDEQGAVSQASRLFRLATTAISPAVVNVRSFRGSPGVGRHGLPLGAPGRGEGIRSELGSGVVIDAANGYIVTNNHVIQDADQIVVRLGPRDDLPARLVGADPKTDLAVLQVKTELKTAAQWGDSNKLDIGDWVLAIGSPLGFDHSVTAGIVSATERNDLRIAEYESFIQTDAAINPGNSGGPLVDLSGKIVGINTAIITQSGGYEGIGLAIPSALAKRIVDALIKDGKVTRGFLGVAMQPLDAETSKVLKFPKGTDGVAVAGVLPDGPAARAELKQGDVIVSLDGRPVHDSIGLRYIAADLGAGIAVPLVYYREGVERTATVTLTESPTNPEIAPLGFRVKESNVTGPDGKSRPIVEVERVVASGPAYNAGLRPGMWIVAVEQNRVDSLLQFLSVIRGYDLERRLPLVVFTPDGRIAPIPIVGPKAEPPNIPMP